Proteins encoded by one window of Scatophagus argus isolate fScaArg1 chromosome 8, fScaArg1.pri, whole genome shotgun sequence:
- the zgc:194242 gene encoding uncharacterized methyltransferase YdaC, whose product MWTEKLGKQLGHPTQSLAGWLVSKWLKAYNQAIEENAVRLSGIQPGDTVLELGHGPGLGLEFAAKLLTEPTGRLIGVDYSQYMHQMASNRLKELIASGKVTLHHCDVATMPLADCTVDKVFHCNCYYFWPDLRKGATEIHRVMKPGGLMVTTLKLSRVAAAAGKQLLPRETWRPETYMAALRDSGFTDVRMENKQHERITFEAIFATAQK is encoded by the exons ATGTGGACTGAAAAACTGGGGAAACAGTTGGGCCACCCGACACAATCATTGGCAGGGTGGCTGGTCAGTAAGTGGCTCAAAGCGTACAACCAGGCCATTGAGGAGAATGCTGTGCGGCTCAGCGGGATCCAGCCCGGGGATACAGTACTGGAGCTGGGACACGGCCCAGGACTGGGTCTCGAGTTTGCAGCCAAACTGCTCACAGAGCCCACAGGCCGCCTTATAGGAGTGGACTACTCACAGTATATGCATCAG ATGGCAAGTAATCGACTGAAGGAACTTATTGCCAGTGGGAAAGTGACCCTACACCACTGTGACGTAGCAACAATGCCTCTGGCAGACTGCACTGTGGATAAAGTCTTTCACTGTAACTGCTACTACTTCTGGCCTGACCTCAGGAAGGGCGCCACAGAGATACACCGGGTAATGAAACCAG GAGGCCTAATGGTGACAACACTGAAGCTGTCCCgtgtggctgcagctgcaggaaagCAATTGTTGCCACGGGAGACGTGGCGCCCGGAGACCTACATGGCAGCTCTGAGAGACTCTGGCTTCACCGATGTcagaatggaaaacaaacagcatgaacGCATTACTTTTGAGGCTATCTTTGCCACTGCtcaaaaatga
- the ube2t gene encoding ubiquitin-conjugating enzyme E2 T, with amino-acid sequence MQRASRLKRELQMLSTEPPPGITCWQTEDRIEELQAQIVGGAETPYEGGIFSLEIKVPERYPFEPPKIRFLTPIYHPNIDNSGRICHDALKLPPKGAWKPSLNISTVLTSIQLLMAEPNPDDPLMADISSEFKYNKQIFMEKAKKWTQEHAIQNNMGVVKGNKKNNSDQKASSRKREDVSAQQEAEEPTKRTCM; translated from the exons ATGCAGAGAGCCTCCCGTTTGAAGCGTGAACTTCAGATGCTGAGCACCGAGCCACCTCCCGGAATAACATGCTGGCAGACCGAGGACCGGATAGAAGAGCTCCAGGCAC AGATAGTGGGCGGGGCAGAGACGCCATATGAAGGTGGGATCTTCTCCCTGGAGATCAAGGTCCCTGAAAG GTACCCATTTGAGCCTCCCAAAATACGTTTCTTGACCCCCATCTACCACCCAAACATTGATAATTCTGGACGTATCTGTCATGATGCTCTCAAACTCCCACCAAAG GGTGCGTGGAAGCCATCCCTAAACATCTCTACTGTCCTTACCTCCATTCAGCTGCTTATGGCTGAGCCCAACCCGGATGATCCACTCATGGCTGATATC TCATCAGAGTTCAAATACAACAAACAGATCTTCATGGAGAAGGCCAAGAAGTGGACACAGGAACATGCTATTCAGAACAATATG GGAGTTGTGAagggcaacaaaaaaaataattcagatCAGAAAGCTTCATCCCGCAAAAGAGAAGACGTCAGTGCtcagcaggaggcagaggaacCAACAAAGAGGACTTGCATGTAG